TTAATGGAGGAGGATACTTAGATGCTGATACATACGTTAATCAAAGAACATGGGAGGTCGCTATGCTAGCCTTAGGGGCTTCCAGGTTAGCAACCCTCTCTGCACTGGAGTATGGAGGACTTAATATGGCCCTCGTTAGGCCTCCTGGACACCATGCAGGGAGGAGAGGAAGAGCTCTAGGAGCACCAACCCTGGGATTTTGTATATTTAATAACTCCGCTATGGCCGCTTTAACATGTAAAGAGGAAACTGGGGAAGCATTGATCATAGACTTTGATGCCCACCATGGTAACGGAACCCAGGAAATATTTTGGAACGATCCTGAGGTAGTTCATGTAGATCTACATGAGAGGGATATCTATCCCGGAAGCGGAGATGTTAACGAAATTGGAGGGTATAATGCTCGGGGAAGTAAAATAAACATCCCAATGCCCCATTACTCCGATGATGGAGATTATATCTATGCATGGAATGAAATTGTGCTTCCGATAGTTGAGAGAGTTAAACCTAAGGTTATTATAGTATCCGCAGGTTTTGATGGTTTTAAGGGAGATGGATTGACAACATTAAAGCTTACCGAGATCTTTTATTCTTACGCTGGAGTTACATTAAGGAAGTATCCTTTGGTATTGATATTAGAGGGAGGTTACAGCTCTGGATTAAAGAGAGGTTTTCCAGCTTTTATTATGGGCTACGAGGAAGATAAAATCAAAAGAGATGAAGGGCAGCCCAGCTATGAAACCCTAAAGGTAGTTGAGGAAGTTAAGGATATTCTAAGTCCTTGGTGGCCCTTATAACTAGAAAGTCTTTTATCCTTGTAGGTGTACCTCCTATTATGAAATCCTTGATACCTATAGTCCTAGCTACCCTCGTAATCCTTGGGATGGGGTGTATAGGAGGAGGTGAAGAGAAGATGTCCCTTAAGGTAAGCTCAGTCTTCGGAAACAATGAGTTTATTCCTGCTAAGTATACATGTGAAGGAGTGGACATAAACCCTCCCTTAAAGATAGAGGGATTAAGCGATAACGTGAAGAGCCTAGTAATCATAGTTGACGATCCAGATGCACCAATGGGAACCTTCACTCATTGGATAGCCTGGAATATTCCTCCTGTTACCGAAATCCCAGAGGGAATTCCTAAGCAGGGAGAAGTAGATAAACCAATTCACATAATTCAAGGAAGGAACGATTTTGGAAGGATAGGGTACAATGGACCATGTCCCCCCAGAGGACATGGAGTTCACCACTATCACTTCAAGGTCTACGCTCTTGACACGACATTAAACTTAAAACCAGGAGCCAGTAGAAAAGAGCTTGAAAAAGCTATGGAAGGGCATGTGATTCAGTATGGTGAATTAGTTGGATTATACGAGAGAAAGTGATCTTTATCTATTTTCTTTAAAGGATTATTCTTTCGTACCTAGGGAGTACAAGCAACCACAAGCTAAAGCTCCAGAACCCTTTTGAATTTAAGGGCACGAAATTCAAGTTCAAGCAAAAATTCTGGTGGGCCCGCGGGGCTTCGAACCCCGGACCTCCCGCTTATCAGGCGGGCGCTCTAACCAGGCTGAGCCACGGGCCCACATGGTGCCCCGGCCGGGATTTGAACCCGGGTCGCGGGATCGAGAGTCCCGCATGATTGACCGGGCTACACCACCGGGGCACGTCCAATACTTTTCCTGAAGATTGGATTTAAAAAGTTTTCGTATCAATGAACTTCCTAGAGCAAAATCTATAGATTTAATAATTTTTGATTCTTCGAGATTAAATGGAAAGAATCATTGTATAAAGATGTAATAAAAGTTCTATGAGAAACGTGAAAGTGTTAAGATAACTCCAAAATATGGGCTTATAACGAAACAGAACAAAAAGAACTTAGAGAAAGTATAGACTTATAAAGCTTTAACACTTACGCTATAAGGTGACAATCATGCAAGCCTATCTCATCTATGCAGTTCTCGCAGCTTTCTTTGCTTCCTTAGTTCCTATCTTTGGAAAGATTGGACTCAAAGACGTTGATCCAACAATGGCAACCACGATTAGGGCTATAATAATGGCCATATTCCTCGTGACTGTAACTTTCTTTGTAAAACCTAAAATGAGCGGAATAAATAGGTACTCAATTCTTTTCATAACGCTCTCCGGAGTGTCAGGGGCCCTATCCTGGCTCTTCTATTTCATGGCCATAAAGAATGGAAGAGTTCCTGCCGTTGTAGCCATAGATAAGACTAGCGTTGCTTTAGCGATCTTCCTCTCTTGGCTGGTACTTGGAAGTGAGATGAATATAAAAACCGTTATAGGGGCATTACTCATAGTTCTCGGCGCTATCCTTGTTTCCCTCTAATTATAACTCAACCTGAATACTCCCCTATCAACTACTTTCTTACCCCGCTTAAGCACATACCTAGCAACACTTGCATTAACCTTTGGAACTATGAATTCGTTTTTACCTTTAACATTGTACCACTTGCTAAGCACCATCGTTCCGTTATCTAGGAAGAAGTACAACCCTAAACTTGTTCCATTTTCAAAATTTAGAATTACGTTGCTTTCCCTTCTCTCTACCTTAACGTTTGGATGCTCTAGCTTAAAGATCTTTATTAACCCACCGTCTGAGTAAACAAGCTTATAGGGCTTTTCGGGGGTAATGAATAGCCTAACTAAGGTTGTATTAAATGCATTCCCGTTCATAAATATTGCATATCCGTAGTTCAAGTTGACGTAAAGATATGTGTTCGAGTTGCTCTCCGGGGGCTTTATTTCCTGCACCCCTTCTTTATGCTCTACGTACAACTTCCTAGGATAGATCATCTGACCATTATAGATTATTACTGCATTCCAGCTTTTGTCGTGCCTAACTATTGCCCTATATCCCCTATTCTCAAATATTAAAGCTCCAGTAGATGCCCTTAATGGAAGAACCACCAACCCATAACCCCTTATGTTATACCTCTTACTGAGATTCGCCGTGCTGAGTATGGCACCAAATTTAAGGAAATCATAATAGGATACTATGACGTAATCAACACCTAAGTTAATGGCCCAATTTTCGTTAAGCTTTCCAAGGAGATATAAAGCCACTCCAACGCTTGGGCCTCCCTGGGCTATGGGGCTCCTTCTAGCGTAGTACGTTATGAAATGTCCCCAATCCCACCATGCTAAAATTACATCATTCTCATTTGAATTATTCTTCAACCATTTTAGGGCCCTTTCCCAAGCTTCATTCATTTCCGGATGCAAGGAGCAAACTTCTTTAAATGAGAGTCCAGCAATAACACCGGGTAAAATTACCAGGGTAATTATTCCGGTAGCTAAGGCTTTCTTTCCATTTAATCTCGGCTTTATAGCCTCATATAGCTCTACAATTCCAATTCCGCTCATAATAGCTATGGCCATAGAGCCTATAAAGAGAAATCTCGTCCACGTCTTTAACATGTAAACGCTTGGAATTATTAAACCCAAGGTCAAAAAGTCTTCAACTCTTGGCTTTTTGAACCTAATAAAGAATAGAGGAGTTAGGAAAAAGCTAAGCGAGAAAGCGGCCCATAGATCTTTAAAGCTAGTGGGTTGAGTCTCAAGTATTGGAGCTTCCTTAAATATTCCAAAACCAGTTGACAGTTCCTTTAGGGCTTCAAACCTCTTGAATAGGATAATTATCCCAATAAATGAAGCAATTCCCAGGAATAAGCTCCTAATCCTTATATCCTTAGTCAGAAATCCAAGTAGTATTAGAACTAGGACAAAGGATAAACTTATCGGGACTAGATATTTCAAATGAAGTATCAAATAGACATCTTTTAGGTACCCAAATTCGAGTCCTAATTTCTTAGCAACGCTCTTTCCAAGCCACTTAGCATATCCAAGCATTCCATACCCAAATATTCCTCCCAGGTAATTGGCCAGTAAAACCCCAAACGCTGTTGATAGAATTAAAATAATGGAATCCAACAAGTACTTATCTTTTTTGAGTATAAAAG
This Pyrococcus horikoshii OT3 DNA region includes the following protein-coding sequences:
- a CDS encoding histone deacetylase family protein; amino-acid sequence: MIGEIYYSRKFLLHKPKNYHPENPGRLWIILTAIRELGLENQIVEPLPIDEAQIYKIHDPEYVKRIRGLSLNGGGYLDADTYVNQRTWEVAMLALGASRLATLSALEYGGLNMALVRPPGHHAGRRGRALGAPTLGFCIFNNSAMAALTCKEETGEALIIDFDAHHGNGTQEIFWNDPEVVHVDLHERDIYPGSGDVNEIGGYNARGSKINIPMPHYSDDGDYIYAWNEIVLPIVERVKPKVIIVSAGFDGFKGDGLTTLKLTEIFYSYAGVTLRKYPLVLILEGGYSSGLKRGFPAFIMGYEEDKIKRDEGQPSYETLKVVEEVKDILSPWWPL
- a CDS encoding YbhB/YbcL family Raf kinase inhibitor-like protein, translating into MKSLIPIVLATLVILGMGCIGGGEEKMSLKVSSVFGNNEFIPAKYTCEGVDINPPLKIEGLSDNVKSLVIIVDDPDAPMGTFTHWIAWNIPPVTEIPEGIPKQGEVDKPIHIIQGRNDFGRIGYNGPCPPRGHGVHHYHFKVYALDTTLNLKPGASRKELEKAMEGHVIQYGELVGLYERK
- a CDS encoding EamA family transporter, producing the protein MQAYLIYAVLAAFFASLVPIFGKIGLKDVDPTMATTIRAIIMAIFLVTVTFFVKPKMSGINRYSILFITLSGVSGALSWLFYFMAIKNGRVPAVVAIDKTSVALAIFLSWLVLGSEMNIKTVIGALLIVLGAILVSL
- a CDS encoding STT3 domain-containing protein; amino-acid sequence: MKRRYSILIILLVAIFYRMITFRFKYLLGYDPYFHLAYIEEVNKVGKWINFLTFAGGPWGYQVKLFHPLGLWMTPLYLYKLLKVFGVSLTTTFKITPVIFGVLTVIFLYLSLLKLYDEKRAFFGGFFLAISYGHVFRSMANYYRGDNYMLFWYSVALLGISLALGIKKGKWKYKRLIFYTLPVLASGFSAIFWQAYYPIFAFLLSNALLLAVGAFILKKDKYLLDSIILILSTAFGVLLANYLGGIFGYGMLGYAKWLGKSVAKKLGLEFGYLKDVYLILHLKYLVPISLSFVLVLILLGFLTKDIRIRSLFLGIASFIGIIILFKRFEALKELSTGFGIFKEAPILETQPTSFKDLWAAFSLSFFLTPLFFIRFKKPRVEDFLTLGLIIPSVYMLKTWTRFLFIGSMAIAIMSGIGIVELYEAIKPRLNGKKALATGIITLVILPGVIAGLSFKEVCSLHPEMNEAWERALKWLKNNSNENDVILAWWDWGHFITYYARRSPIAQGGPSVGVALYLLGKLNENWAINLGVDYVIVSYYDFLKFGAILSTANLSKRYNIRGYGLVVLPLRASTGALIFENRGYRAIVRHDKSWNAVIIYNGQMIYPRKLYVEHKEGVQEIKPPESNSNTYLYVNLNYGYAIFMNGNAFNTTLVRLFITPEKPYKLVYSDGGLIKIFKLEHPNVKVERRESNVILNFENGTSLGLYFFLDNGTMVLSKWYNVKGKNEFIVPKVNASVARYVLKRGKKVVDRGVFRLSYN